The following proteins are encoded in a genomic region of Alphaproteobacteria bacterium:
- a CDS encoding Hsp70 family protein, whose protein sequence is MSLYLGIDLGTSNSVVAGLLDSKIRIFRPADGGETLPSMIYIDKRGHRLFGRRAHDQAFISPENVAAGFKRLMGTNTKIEIPGAEVSLTPEECSAEIIKQLIGQVFTEIGQQEIDGVVITIPAAFNQMQSEATLRAAEMAGLKRVALLQEPVAAAMAAMAGTPREGHFLIYDLGGGTFDLALAHSKDGEVKIVSHQGINMLGGRDFDRMIVHEVVRPWLKETYNLPEDFFRNKEYSRLMRIASLAAERAKIDLSLVEETQVFASEEEVRMKDAAGTDIFIDATLTRTVFESLIKTPVNNTIDLIRSVLEEAELKTEDLDSIVFIGGPSRIPLIKEMVSDALKVPVDLKIDPMTAVAIGAAYHAESLTWENVVQAQPTKDGEAQPVAEKLQAKPKPKEARVEVDKKQTGLDLAFDYSARTGADKANVRVVLRAKPAKARWMRAFRNDENDEWQSPLYKLEDGLTLTLPLPHIGKNDFTISVFDEQRDPLPHGDRKITVTRTAASAAQIPAAQTIAVKLIDRKAGENVLDPLITKGTQLPAEGKAIFRAARDLKAGSSNALALELFQLEYPEKVELNLCIGTFFITGNDLPEGYIIRKGEPVTFNWQMDESGILRSTVRLPAHKDDGKEHEEGEAFDEEEDPIELITPRFYSPQSAAIAYDAKHGTPFSKAMLKQAEEDWGDLAAAIGPAAGADIQLLKDRIDDQKEILKDSLDDSEVIRQVSEEARFLRQDIARTSRKHLIPLLQRRLGRLQAIFNRVARGFANAEELERFEKTITDINSVLDEKREAELPYAERRLEDLTDDFFDLSWRDRNFVRLWFNRLKTESYLFPDLEEFQSMVDAGAAHDRDNDDEALRDLVKRMFDIRVRLSASDTVSEPATLMRGE, encoded by the coding sequence TTGTCGCTGTATCTTGGCATTGATCTTGGCACTTCCAATAGTGTCGTCGCAGGATTGCTGGATTCCAAAATCCGCATCTTCCGTCCGGCTGACGGCGGGGAAACGCTGCCTTCGATGATTTATATTGATAAGCGCGGCCACCGGTTATTTGGCCGCCGCGCACATGACCAGGCATTTATTTCGCCGGAAAATGTTGCGGCAGGCTTTAAGCGTTTGATGGGTACCAATACAAAAATTGAAATTCCCGGCGCAGAAGTATCGCTTACTCCCGAAGAATGTAGCGCAGAAATCATCAAGCAGCTGATAGGCCAGGTCTTCACTGAAATCGGCCAACAGGAAATTGATGGTGTGGTGATTACTATTCCTGCTGCATTCAACCAGATGCAGTCAGAAGCAACCTTGCGCGCTGCTGAAATGGCTGGCCTTAAACGAGTAGCATTATTGCAAGAACCGGTTGCAGCCGCGATGGCCGCCATGGCAGGTACGCCGCGCGAAGGACATTTTCTGATTTACGATTTGGGTGGTGGCACGTTTGACCTTGCCCTTGCGCATAGCAAAGATGGCGAGGTAAAAATTGTATCGCATCAAGGCATCAACATGCTGGGTGGGCGCGATTTTGACCGCATGATAGTGCATGAAGTCGTGCGCCCATGGCTTAAAGAAACCTATAACCTTCCCGAAGATTTTTTCCGCAATAAGGAATATTCGCGTCTGATGCGTATTGCGTCGCTGGCGGCTGAACGCGCCAAGATTGATTTAAGCCTTGTTGAAGAAACACAGGTTTTTGCCAGCGAAGAAGAAGTGCGCATGAAGGATGCCGCAGGCACAGATATCTTCATTGATGCAACATTGACCCGAACCGTGTTCGAAAGCCTGATTAAAACACCTGTTAACAACACGATTGATTTAATCCGCAGCGTTCTTGAAGAAGCAGAATTAAAGACTGAAGATTTGGATTCGATCGTTTTCATCGGTGGTCCATCACGTATTCCGCTGATTAAGGAAATGGTCAGCGATGCATTGAAAGTGCCGGTGGATTTGAAGATCGACCCGATGACCGCAGTGGCGATTGGCGCTGCCTATCATGCCGAAAGCCTGACATGGGAAAATGTGGTGCAGGCCCAGCCAACAAAGGATGGTGAAGCACAACCTGTGGCCGAAAAATTACAAGCCAAACCAAAACCCAAGGAAGCGCGTGTAGAAGTTGATAAAAAACAAACCGGCCTTGATTTGGCATTTGATTATTCAGCGCGTACCGGCGCCGATAAAGCCAACGTACGCGTGGTATTGCGCGCTAAACCTGCCAAGGCGCGCTGGATGCGCGCATTCCGCAACGATGAAAACGACGAATGGCAGTCCCCGCTTTACAAACTGGAAGATGGTTTAACGCTTACACTGCCATTGCCACACATCGGCAAGAACGATTTTACTATTTCAGTATTTGATGAACAGCGTGACCCGCTGCCACATGGCGACCGCAAGATTACCGTGACACGCACAGCAGCTTCTGCTGCACAAATTCCTGCCGCGCAAACCATTGCCGTTAAATTGATTGACCGCAAGGCTGGCGAAAATGTACTCGATCCGCTTATTACCAAAGGCACGCAATTGCCTGCCGAAGGTAAGGCAATTTTCCGCGCCGCGCGCGATTTGAAAGCAGGTTCTTCAAATGCGTTGGCACTCGAATTATTTCAATTAGAGTATCCTGAAAAAGTAGAACTCAATCTCTGTATCGGTACGTTCTTTATTACGGGTAATGATTTGCCGGAAGGCTACATCATCCGCAAAGGGGAGCCTGTGACCTTTAATTGGCAAATGGATGAAAGCGGCATTTTGCGCTCCACCGTGCGTTTGCCTGCACATAAAGACGATGGCAAGGAGCACGAGGAAGGGGAAGCCTTCGATGAAGAAGAAGACCCAATTGAGTTGATTACACCGCGTTTTTATTCGCCGCAATCGGCTGCGATTGCCTATGACGCCAAGCATGGAACTCCGTTTTCCAAGGCAATGTTGAAACAAGCCGAAGAAGATTGGGGTGATTTGGCGGCAGCGATTGGTCCTGCGGCAGGTGCCGATATCCAATTATTGAAAGACAGAATTGATGATCAAAAAGAAATCCTCAAAGATAGCCTTGATGATAGTGAAGTTATTCGCCAGGTATCTGAAGAAGCGCGTTTTTTAAGACAGGATATAGCACGCACCAGCCGCAAACATCTGATCCCGCTATTGCAGCGCCGTTTGGGGCGCTTGCAGGCCATCTTTAACCGTGTCGCACGTGGCTTTGCCAATGCCGAAGAACTGGAACGCTTTGAAAAAACAATTACCGATATTAACAGTGTGCTTGATGAAAAACGTGAAGCGGAATTGCCTTATGCAGAACGCCGCCTTGAAGACTTAACGGATGATTTCTTTGATTTGTCATGGCGTGATCGCAACTTTGTGCGTTTATGGTTTAATCGTCTGAAAACCGAAAGCTATTTGTTCCCTGATTTGGAAGAATTTCAATCCATGGTCGATGCTGGCGCTGCGCATGACCGCGATAACGATGATGAAGCGCTGCGCGATCTTGTAAAACGCATGTTTGATATTCGAGTACGCCTTTCAGCCAGCGATACGGTGAGCGAACCCGCCACATTAATGCGCGGCGAATAA